A segment of the Fibrobacter succinogenes subsp. succinogenes S85 genome:
TCAAAATCATCAAGAAGCTTGCCGAAGACCGCATGACAATGGTCATCGTGACTCACGAAATGGCTTTTGCCCGAGATGTGGCGAACAAGGTTATGTTCATGGACCAGGGCGTTGTCGTGGAACAGGGAACACCGGACTTTGTGTTCAACCAGTCTCAGAACAAACGCTTGAGTTCGTTCCTGGAAAGATTCTCGAGAACATAATACATCCAAATTTGCCGTTCTTCCCCAAATTTCGACGTGTTGTAGACTTTTAAAACATTTTTGGGATTTTTTGTAAAAAGTTCTAGAAATGTTGTCTACCATTTTTGTATTTTATCCTTCAACTAACAAATTTTTAAATTTTAAATAACATTTGTGTTATTTGAAGGAGATTGAATGAAAAAGCTCTTTATTGCATCTGCTATCGCCATGATGTGCCTTAGCGCAAACGCCTTTGCCGAAGATGACGGTTACGGTAACGACATCCCGGCTGCAAGGACCGAAGGTACCGTTGATGACGGTTACGGCAATAAGCTCCCGGCGAACGAACCTGAATACAAGAGCTTTGACGAAGCACGTTCTTCTTCAAATTCTTCAAATGACGGTCAGCGTCCGAAGTCACTTTTCGGTGTCCACCTTGGCATTGGTTATGCTTCTTTCTGGGATTATCCGACAGATAAGGATTTTGAAATGTTCTTTGGCAAGAATGAATGGTCCGGTGTTTCCATGGACTTCGGTCTTGTCTTCAAGTATCGCATCAATCCGTTGATTTCTTTTGTCCCTGAATTCAACTTGGGCATTAGCTACTTCATGGAAGAAATTGAAGGTTCCGAAGACTATGACTTCCTCTGGGGTGCTTACAAGGTCAATGATACTCGTACCCTCATCAATATCAATGTTCCTCTTGCAATCCGTTTGACGGTTCCCTTTGTTTATCTTGAAGCGGGCGCTCGCCTCAATTTGAATCTCTCTACGTCTCATGACTATGAATATACGGACAGAGACGGCAATAATCTTCAGTACTATGATTGGGAAGACGATGAATACAAGAACGTGACCCGCAAGGCTGAAGATGAATGGAAGGTGAAAACGTTCATTCCGTCTATCATGGCAGGCCTTGGCACGACTATTCTCATCAATGGTCATGAATGTGACTTCGGTGTCCGCGTGTTCTTTGACATGAATGGTATTGAAGAAAAAGACAAGTTCGTCATTGAAGATGATCGTAGCGACCGTATCAAGGTTGTTAAGGACGAAACTAAGATTTACTCTATCCAGTTTGTATTCAATTACTTCTTCTAATATTGTATGAAAAAGTTCATCCTAGTTGCCGTCTTCGCCATATTTTGCCTTGGCTCAAATGCGCTTGCCAGGGGAGTGTCCGAACCGATTCTCCGTATTGGCGTGCATGTAGGCATAGGTACTACTGGTTATTGGGACTACCCGTCGGAATCTCTTGTGGGTAGCGATGACTGGGGCGGTGTCGCGGCAGACTTGGGTGGCGTGTTTAAGTTCCGTATAAATGATATCCTGAACTTTATTACTGAATTGAATTTTGGCCTGAATGTGGTTAGCCGTGATATTGCCTTTGGCAGGAATCGGCAAACTTACTATACGCAAGAAGAAACGCGTACAATCTTGAAGACGGATTTACCGCTCCTTATTCGTGTTTGGCCGTTGGAATACGGCTTCTTTGATGCGGGTGTCCAGATCAATGCCAATTTTTGGAGTACAAGCAACAAGGAATACCATGATGCCGATGGAAATTCTTTACAGAGCGTGAGTGGCGATTTGGAAACATGGAAAGTGAGGACAAATGTCACGTCTCTTGTTTTCGGTTTTGGCCTCGGTGGTGTCATTGGTGACCTTGGTTTCCGCTTTATTCTGGACCTCGATCGCATCCATAAAAATGACAAGATTTCTTACTACAACGATGGTAAGGAGATTTATCCTTACGATGAATATGTCAAGATAAAGTCCGAAAAAAATATTCCAGGACCGTCAGAGAAGCCTACGGTCTTTGAAAACAAGACAAAAATTTGGACCTTGCAGTTTGTGGTCAATTACTACTTTGATTTGAAATCATCCAGGTAAAAATTTTTTTCAAAAAATTTTTAGACCAAAAGCCTGCGAAAAGCGTGTTTATATAATAGAACCTTTTTGCAGGAGAAAATAGATGATTCAAAATCAAGTGGCTCTGTACACGAAACCCGACTTCAATTTGATGCCGCGAGAAAAACTGGAATTCTCCGGCGTCAGCTCTTTAAGCAACGAAGAACTGCTAGCGCTGATTTTGGGGAGCGGTAGCCATGAATGCAGCGTGTTTGAATTGGCGAGGCGTCTTTCGGAATTCTTATCAACGGAAACATCTGTCCCCACACTTGCCCGTCTCAAGAGCATTCGTGGACTTGGAAAAGTCAAGGCCGCTCAAATTCTGGCATGCTTGGAGCTTTCTGGGCGCTTTATTTTAAGTGACAAGGCAATTCCCGTGGCTGTTCCCGAAGATGTGCTTTCTCGCGTGGCGTACATGAAGTACGAATCGCAGGAACATCTTGTCGTCATTTCCTTAAATTCTGCCAATTACATCATTCGC
Coding sequences within it:
- a CDS encoding outer membrane beta-barrel protein; its protein translation is MKKLFIASAIAMMCLSANAFAEDDGYGNDIPAARTEGTVDDGYGNKLPANEPEYKSFDEARSSSNSSNDGQRPKSLFGVHLGIGYASFWDYPTDKDFEMFFGKNEWSGVSMDFGLVFKYRINPLISFVPEFNLGISYFMEEIEGSEDYDFLWGAYKVNDTRTLININVPLAIRLTVPFVYLEAGARLNLNLSTSHDYEYTDRDGNNLQYYDWEDDEYKNVTRKAEDEWKVKTFIPSIMAGLGTTILINGHECDFGVRVFFDMNGIEEKDKFVIEDDRSDRIKVVKDETKIYSIQFVFNYFF
- a CDS encoding porin family protein — protein: MKKFILVAVFAIFCLGSNALARGVSEPILRIGVHVGIGTTGYWDYPSESLVGSDDWGGVAADLGGVFKFRINDILNFITELNFGLNVVSRDIAFGRNRQTYYTQEETRTILKTDLPLLIRVWPLEYGFFDAGVQINANFWSTSNKEYHDADGNSLQSVSGDLETWKVRTNVTSLVFGFGLGGVIGDLGFRFILDLDRIHKNDKISYYNDGKEIYPYDEYVKIKSEKNIPGPSEKPTVFENKTKIWTLQFVVNYYFDLKSSR
- the radC gene encoding RadC family protein → MIQNQVALYTKPDFNLMPREKLEFSGVSSLSNEELLALILGSGSHECSVFELARRLSEFLSTETSVPTLARLKSIRGLGKVKAAQILACLELSGRFILSDKAIPVAVPEDVLSRVAYMKYESQEHLVVISLNSANYIIRVHELTTGLVNQTPVHPREAFALAIEDRAVSVIFVHNHPSGSLEPSPEDMSITRVLCASGKILQIPVLDHIIIGKSGFTSLCRLYPEIFEQAFFK